The nucleotide sequence CCGCGCACCTGAGGCGCCCGCAACGCCGTGACCAGCTGCTGGGTCTCGACGCGCAGCTGCTCGGAGCTTTTGCCCATGGTCTCGAGCGTGGTTCGTATCTCGCCGTATGCCGTCGCGCGCGCCTTCTCCAGCTGGTTGGCGTGGTCGGTGACCTTCTCGAGCTGGTCGTTCAGCGGCTTGACCATGGCCTCGACGGCCAGGCGGCGGTGTTCGAGCTCGGTCTTCACCCGCTCTTCGGAGCCCTTGAACTGCTCGGTGGCCAGCTCGAGGAACTCGGCGCGGTTCTGTCGCAGCGCGTCGGCGGACAGCCGCTGGAACTCCTGCGTCAGCCGCTCCTGCTCGGCGCGGAGCATGGCCAGCTTCTCCTCGCCGCTCGTGCGTGCGTGGGACAGCTCGGTCTCCAGCCTGGACTGCTCGGCCTGGGCGTCGAGCATGCGCTCGCGGTCGACCTCACGCTCGCTCTGCAGGTCCTGCCGCTCGCGCCGGACGGTGTCGAGCTCGGCTCGCGCGGCGTCGCGCTCGGCGGCCACCGTGGCGGCGAGGCCGGCCGTGCGGACGCGGACGAGCAGTGCGCCCACGACGCCGCCCAGAAGCAGGGCGACGAGGGCGGCGAGGACGGTGGAGACGTTCATGGGGGCTACTTTGCCGGGGACCTCCGACAAAGTCGGGGAGGCGCGGCGAGAACAGGCCCGGAACAGGTGTTTCGTCCCAAATCAAGATCCGCTTCGTCGGCGGCCGCCGGGCCACGTACCCTTCACCTGTGAGTCTCACCATCGGCATCGTCGGCCTGCCCAACGTCGGCAAGTCCACGCTGTTCAACGCCCTGACGAAGAACGACGTGCTGGCCGCGAACTACCCGTTCGCCACCATCGAGCCCAACGTCGGCGTCGTCGGCGTGCCCGATCCGCGGCTCGCGAAGCTGGCCGAGATCTTCGACTCCGCCCGCCAGGTGCCTGCCACTGTCAGCTTCGTCGACATCGCCGGCATCGTGAAGGGCGCTTCCGAGGGGCAGGGCCTGGGCAACAAGTTCCTCGCCAACATCCGCGAGGCCGACGCGATCTGCCAGGTCATCCGCGTCTTCAATGACCCTGACGTCGTCCACGTCGACGGCCGCATCGAGCCGAAGGCCGACATCGAGACGATCAACACCGAGCTGATCCTCGCCGACCTGCAGACCATCGAGAACGCCCTGCCGCGCCTGGTCAAGGAGGCGCGGATGGCCAAGGAGAAGCAGGACACCGTCGCCGCCGTCGAGCGCGCCAAGGAGATCCTCGACGGCGGTCAGACCGTCTTCGCCGCCCGCCTCGACCTCGAGCCGCTGCGCGAGCTGCACCTCCTCACCGCCAAGCCGTTCCTCTACGTCTTCAACATGGACGACGAGGAGCTCTCCGACGACGCCCTCAAGACCGAGCTGCGCGCCCTGGTCGCGCCCGCCGAGGCGATCTTCCTCGACGCCCAGATCGAGGCCGAGCTCTCCGAGCTGGACGAGGCCGAGGCGCTGGAGCTGCTGCAGTCGATGGGCCAGGAGGAGTCCGGCCTCGACATGCTCGCCCGGGTCGGCTTCGACACGCTGGGCCTGCAGACCTACCTCACGGCCGGCCCCAAAGAGGCGCGCGCCTGGACCATCCGCAAGGGCGCCACGGCACCCGAAGCGGCCGGCGTCATCCACACCGACTTCCAGAAGGGCTTCATCAAGGCCGAGGTCGTCTCCTTCGACGACCTCGTCGCGACCGGCTCGATGACGGAGGCACGCGCGAAGGGCCTCGTCCGCATGGAGGGCAAGGACTACGTCATGGCCGACGGCGACGTCGTCGAGTTCCGCTTCAACGTCTGAGCAGGCCGTGCTGGGTGAGTGGTACCGCCGTACCACTCACCAGCCGATGATTCCCCCTGGGGCCCACGGTCCGGGTCCGCGCCGCTCCTAGCGTCG is from Jiangella alkaliphila and encodes:
- the ychF gene encoding redox-regulated ATPase YchF, translated to MSLTIGIVGLPNVGKSTLFNALTKNDVLAANYPFATIEPNVGVVGVPDPRLAKLAEIFDSARQVPATVSFVDIAGIVKGASEGQGLGNKFLANIREADAICQVIRVFNDPDVVHVDGRIEPKADIETINTELILADLQTIENALPRLVKEARMAKEKQDTVAAVERAKEILDGGQTVFAARLDLEPLRELHLLTAKPFLYVFNMDDEELSDDALKTELRALVAPAEAIFLDAQIEAELSELDEAEALELLQSMGQEESGLDMLARVGFDTLGLQTYLTAGPKEARAWTIRKGATAPEAAGVIHTDFQKGFIKAEVVSFDDLVATGSMTEARAKGLVRMEGKDYVMADGDVVEFRFNV